From the Polaribacter tangerinus genome, the window TAATGGTAAATGAACTGCCATTTGATCTCCATCGAAATCGGCATTAAATGCAGTACACACTAATGGGTGTAATTGAATGGCTTTTCCTTCAATTAATTTAGGTTGAAAAGCTTGAATTCCAAGTCGGTGTAAAGTAGGAGCCCTGTTTAGTAAAACAGGATGACCTTTAATTACATTTTCTAGAATATCCCAAACAACTGGTTCTTTTCTGTCTATAATTTTCTTGGCAGACTTTACTGTTTTAACGATTCCTCTTTCTATCAATTTACGAATTACAAAAGGCTTGTAAAGCTCTGCAGCCATATCTTTTGGTATACCACACTCTGATAGTTTTAATTCTGGTCCTACAACAATTACAGAACGAGCAGAATAATCTACACGCTTACCTAATAAGTTTTGACGGAAACGCCCTTGTTTTCCCTTTAAAGAGTCTGATAAAGATTTTAACGGTCTATTAGATTCTGTTTTTACTGCTGATGATTTACGTGTGTTGTCGAATAAAGAATCTACAGATTCTTGTAACATACGCTTTTCATTTCGTAAAATAACTTCTGGAGCTTTAATTTCTACCAACCTTTTTAATCGGTTGTTTCTAATAATAACTCTTCTATATAAATCATTTAAATCTGAAGTAGCAAAACGTCCTCCATCTAATGGTACTAAAGGTCTTAATTCTGGTGGTATCACCGGAATTGCCTTCATAATCATCCATTCTGGATTATTATCTCTATTCTTTTGAGAATCTCTAAATGCTTCTACAACATTTAAACGCTTTAACGCTTCTGTTTTACGTTGCTTAGATGTTTCTGTATTTGCTTTGTGTCTTAATTCAAAAGACAACGCTTCTAAGTCGATACGAGCCAATAAATCTATCAAACACTCCGCTCCCATTTTAGCAATAAACTTGTTTGGGTCCTCGTCGTCTAAGTATTGATTATCTTGTGGTAATTCATCTACAATATCTAGGTATTCTTCTTCCGTTAAGAAATCCATTTTTTGCAACGGTTCTCCTTCTACATTTTTTGCAATACCTGGTTGTATAACAACATAACGTTCGTAGTAAATAATCATATCTAACTTCTTAGACGGTAAACCTAAAAGGTATCCCATTTTGTTAGGTAATGATCTAAAATACCATATATGAGCTACTGGTACCACTAAATTAATGTGACCAACTCTATCTCTACGAACTTTCTTTTCTGTTACTTCTACCCCACATCTATCACAAACAATTCCTTTGTAACGTATTCTTTTATATTTACCACACGCACATTCGTAATCCTTTACAGGTCCAAAAATACGCTCGCAAAACAATCCATCTCTTTCTGGCTTGTGCGTACGATAATTTATTGTTTCTGGTTTTAAAACTTCACCTTTAGAAATTTCTAAAATAGCTTCTGGTGATGATAAACCAATGGAAATCTGGTTAAACTTTTTTACAGTGTATTTCTCTTGTTTTCTTGCCATCTTGTTTCAAATGTTGATTTTATACAAGGGGTTTTACCCCCTTGCAAAGTCCTGTATGAAAAATTATTCTTCTAATCTAACGTCTAAACCTAAACCTTTAAGTTCGTGCATTAATACGTTAAATGATTCTGGTAAACCTGGTTCTGGCATAGTTTCACCTTTTACGATACTTTCGTATGTTTTGGCTCTTCCCATTACATCATCAGATTTTACAGTTAAGATTTCTCTTAAGATACTTGATGCTCCATATGCTTCAAGTGCCCAAACTTCCATCTCTCCAAAACGCTGACCTCCAAACTGAGCTTTACCTCCTAATGGTTGCTGCGTAATTAATGAATAAGGACCTATAGAACGAGCATGCATTTTGTCTTCAATCATGTGTCCTAACTTAATCATATAAATTATACCAACGGTTGCTGGTTGATCGAAACGTTTTCCAGTTCCTCCATCATATAAATAAGTGTGTCCAAATCTAGGTACTCCTGCTTCATCTGTAATTCCATTAATCTGGTCTAAAGATGCTCCATCAAAAATTGGTGTTGCATATTTGGTATTTAATTTTTGACCTGCCCAACCAAGAACAGTTTCATAAATTTGACCAATGTTCATACGTGAAGGTACACCTAAAGGATTTAACACAATATCTACAGGTGTTCCGTCTTCTAAGAAAGGCATATCTTCTGCTCTAACTATTCGAGCAACAATACCTTTGTTACCGTGACGTCCTGCCATTTTATCTCCTACTTTTAATTTACGTTTTTTAGCTATGTAAATTTTGGCAAGTTTTAAAATTCCGGCTGGTAATTCATCACCTACAGAGATCGTAAACTTTTGACGTCTTAATGATCCTTGTAAATCGTTCACCTTAATTTTGTAGTTATGAACTAATTCACCTACTAAATCATTTAACTCCTTATCGGTAGTCCAAGAACCTGTTAAGTGCAAGTAATCATCTACTGAGTTTAACATTTTTAGAGTATATTTTTTACCTTTTGGTAAAACTTCTTCCCCTAAATCGTTATAAACACCTTGTGAAGTTTTACCACTAACTAGTGCAAATAACTTCTCTATTAATTCGTCTTTTAAACCTTCAAATTTAGATACAAAAGAGGCTTCTAAAGTAGCTACAGCTTCTTTATCTCTTAATCTTTTGTTTTTATCTTTAACGGCTCTTTTAAATAGTTTCTTATCAATAACTACTCCTCTCAAAGATGGCGATGCTTTTAAAGATGCATCTTTTACATCTCCTGCTTTATCTCCAAAAATAGCACGAAGTAGTTTTTCTTCTGGTGTTGGATCAGATTCTCCTTTTGGGGTAATTTTACCAATTAAAATATCACCAGGATTTACTTCTGCTCCAATTCTAATCATTCCATTCTCATCCAAATCTTTGGTAGCTTCTTCAGAAACGTTAGGAATATCATTGGTTAACTCTTCAGTTCCTAATTTTGTATCTCTAACATCTAAAGAATACTCATCTATATGAATAGAGGTAAAAATGTCTTCTCGAACAACTTTTTCTGAAATTACTATCGCATCCTCAAAGTTATACCCTTTCCAAGGCATAAAGGCTACTTTCATATTTCTTCCTAAAGCTAATTCTCCTTTTTGAGTTGCATAACCTTCACAAAGAACCTGCCCTTCTGTAACTCTATCTCCTTTAACAACAATTGGTTTTAGGTTAATAGATGTACCTTGGTTGGTCTTTCTAAACTTTATCAAATTATAAGATACTTCGTCAGAATCAAAACTTACCATCTTTTCTTCTTCAGTTCTATCGTATTTGATTGTAATTGTATTTGCATCTACATATTCTACAACACCATCTCCTTCAGCATTAATTAAAATACGAGAATCTTTTGCTACTCTTCTCTCTAATCCAGTACCTACAATTGGAGATTCTGGTCTTAATAATGGAACTGCTTGACGCATCATGTTCGATCCCATCAAAGCACGGTTAGCATCATCATGCTCTAAAAACGGAATTAAAGATGCCGATATAGATGCAATTTGATTTGGAGCAACATCCATATAGTTAATCTCATCAGGATTTACTACCGGAAAATCACCCTCTTCACGAGCAATAACTCTATCTAAAACAATAGTACCATCTTCTTTAAGTTCTAAGTTAGATTGAGCAATTTTCATTCCTTCCTCTTCCTCTGCACTCAAATAAATTGGCTCTTTACCAGCTACAACACCGTTTTCAACTTTTCTATATGGAGTTTCAATGAAACCTAAATTATTCACTTTTGCAAACACTGATAAAGAAGAAATCAAACCAATGTTTGGTCCTTCTGGTGTTTCAATAGGACATAATCTTCCGTAGTGTGTATAGTGAACATCACGTACTTCGAAACCAGCTCTTTCTCTCGATAAACCACCTGGCCCAAGGGCAGATAATCTACGTTTGTGAGTTATCTCTGCTAGTGGATTTGTTTGATCCATAAACTGAGACAATTGGTTGGTACCAAAGAAAGAATTAATTACAGAAGATAATGTTTTGGCGTTAATTAAGTCAATTGGAGTAAACACTTCGTTGTCACGAACGTTCATTCGCTCACGAATAGTCCTAGCCATACGTGCTAATCCTACACCAAACTGACCAGCTAGCTGTTCTCCAACAGTTCTTACACGTCTGTTAGATAAATGATCGATATCATCTACTTCTGCCTTAGAATTAATTAATTCAATTAGATATTTAATAATTGTTATAATATCTAATTTGGTTAAAACTTTTTGATCAATAGGCTCGTTTAGTTGTAATTTGGTATTCATTCTAAAACGACCAACTTCACCTAAATTATATCTTTGTTCAGAGAAAAATAATTTATCTATAATACCTCTTGCAGTTTCCTCATCTGGCGGTTCTGCATTACGTAATTGTCTGTAAATGTGTTCTACAGCTTCTTTTTCTGAGTTTGTAGGATCTTTCTGTAAAGTATTATGAATAATTGCATAATCGGCAGTATCATTGTCTACTTTATGAAGTAACACAGTTTTTGCACCAGCATCAATTATTTCATCAATATGTTCTTTATCTAAGATAGTATCACGATCTAAAATAATTTCGTTTCTTTCTATAGATACCACTTCACCTGTATCCTCATCTACGAAATCTTCATGCCAAGTTTTTAATACTCTAGCAGCTAATTTACGCCCTAATACTTTTTTTAATCCAGCTTTAGAAACCTTTACTTCTTCTGCAAGATCAAAAATTTCTAATATATCTTTATCTCTCTCAAAACCGATGGCTCTGAATAATGTGGTTACTGGTAATTTTTTCTTTCTATCAATGTAAGCATACATTACTTGATTGATATCGGTAGCAAACTCTATCCAAGATCCTTTAAAAGGAATAACTCTTGCAGAGTATAATTTTGTACCGTTTGCGTGAAATGATTGCCCAAAGAATACACCTGGTGATCTGTGAAGTTGAGAAACAACAACACGTTCTGCACCATTAATAACAAAGGTACCTGAATTGGTCATGTAAGGTATAGTACCTAAATAAACATCTTGTACAATTGTTTCGAAATCTTCGTGCTCTGGGTCTGTACAATATAATTTTAAACGTGCTTTTAAAGGTACACTGTGTGTGAGACCTCTTTCGATACACTCTTGTATTGAGTATCTTGGTGGATCTACAAAGTAGTCTAAAAATTCTAGTACAAATTGATTTCTTGTATCTGTGATTGGGAAATTATCCATGAAGGTTTTATACAAACCTTCTTCACCTCTTTCTTCTGCTTTAGTTTGAAGTTGGAAAAAGTCTTGAAAAGACTTTACTTGAATATCCAAAAAATCTGGATATTCCTTTATCATTTGAGAAGTTGCGAAGTTGATTCTTTCAGTAGTGTTTTTCGTTGCCAAAAGAGAATATTTTTTTGATTAAAATCTGAATTAAAATAAAGAACGAATATATACACAAAATGGTTTAGGACTAAAAACTAATGTTTTTAGTACCTAAACCTAAATTTGTTTTCCCGATACGCTTAGCATAATCGGGAGTAATAGCTTACTTAAGCTCTACCTCAGCTCCAGCTTCTTCTAGAGATGCTTTAAGCCCTTCGGCTTCGTCTTTAGAAACGCCTTCTTTTACTGCTGCTGGTGCGCTATCTACGATACCTTTAGCTTCTTTTAATCCTAAACCAGTTAATTCTTTAACTAATTTTACAACTGCTAATTTAGAAGCACCTGCTGCTGTTAAGATAACATCAAATTCTGTTTTCTCATCTGCTGCATCGTCACCTCCTGCTGCTGGTCCTGCAACCGCTACTGCTGCTGCAGCTGGCTCAATACCATACTCATCTTTTAAGATAGTTGCTAATTCATTAACTTCTTTTACTGTTAAGTTAACTAATTGTTCTGCGAAATCTTTTAAATCTGCCATTTTAATTGTTTTTAAAAATTTTGTTTATTTTAGTTTATTTGTGCGCGAAATTATTTTTCAGATAAGGTTTTTATAATACCTGAAAGTGTTTGTCCACCAGATTGTAATGCTGAAACAACATTCTTGGCTGGTGATTGTAATAATCCGATGATTTCTCCAATTAATTCTTCTCTTGACTTAATGTCTACAAGAGCGTCTAATTGCTCATCACCAATGTATACAGATTCTTCTGCAAATGCTCCTTTTAATAAAGGCCTATTTTTAGATTTCTTTCTGAATTCTTTGATTAACTTTGCTGGTGCATTAGCAGCCTCAGCAATCATCATTGATGTATTACCTTTTAATACTGATGGTAAGTCTCCAAACTCTTTGTCTGAAGCTTCCATTGCTTTTGCAAGTAATGTATTTTTAACAACTGATAACTGAACACCTGCTTTAAAACATGCTCTACGTAAATTAGAGGTAGTCTGTGCATCAAGTCCAGAAATATCTGCTAAATATATCGTGTTTGTGTCTGCTAATACTGCTGTTAAATCTTGTATTACTTGTGATTTCTCTTCTCTAGTCATAATTATAAGTTTTAACGTATTATACAGCTTTAACCTCAACAGCAATACTAGGACTCATAGTACTAGACATAAAAACGCTTTTCACATACGTTCCTTTAGCAGTTGTTGGTTTTAACTTAATAATTGTTTGGATTAATTCATTTGCATTCTCTTCAATCTTCTTAGCGTCGAAAGATACTTTTCCGATTGATGCGTGTACAATACCAGTTTTATCAACTTTGAAGTCGATTTTACCAGCTTTTACATCTTGTACGGCTTTTGCAACATCCATAGTTACAGTACCTGTTTTTGGGTTTGGCATTAAACCTCTAGGACCTAAAACTCTACCTAAAGGACCTAATTTACCCATTACACTTGGCATCGTAATAATTACATCTACGTCTGTCCAACCACCTTTAATTTTCTGAAGGTACTCATCTAAACCAACATAATCTGCGCCAGCTGCTGTTGCTTCTGCTTCTTTATCTGGAGTTACTAATGCTAATACTTTAACGTCTTTTCCTGTTCCATGAGGAAGTGTTACCACACCACGTACCATTTGATTTGCTTTTCTTGGATCTACTCCCAAACGAATTGCAATATCTACCGATGCATCAAACTTTACGTTAGTAATGTCTTTGACTAGCGCTGAAGCTGCAGCTAAATCATAAGATATGGAACTATCTAATTTACTGTGTGCTTCTTTTTGCTTTTTTGTTAATTTTGCCATTTTACTACTTATTATAAAGTTTATACTGGTGCTTCACCTTTAACTGTTAAACCCATAGAACGAGCTGTACCTGCAATCATTTTCATTGCCGAAGTAGCTTCAAAAGCATTTAAATCTGCCATTTTGTCTTCTGCAATAACTCTAATTTGATCCCAAGTAACTGATGCTACTTTCTTTCTGTTTGGTTCGCCTGAACCTTTTTTAATTTTGGCCGCTTCTAGTAACTGAACTGCTGCAGGAGGAGTTTTTACGATAAAATCGAAAGATTTATCTTTAAAAACAGTAATAACAACAGGTAAAACTTTACCTTGTTTGTCTTGCGTTCTTGCATTAAACTGTTTACAAAACTCCATAATGTTAACACCAGCAGCTCCTAAAGCGGGTCCAACCGGCGGCGATGGATTCGCTGCGCCTCCCCTTACTTGTAACTTAACTACTTTACTAACTTCTTTTGCCATTTTAAAAATGTTTAATGATTTGTTTAAATTTGGAAGCTAAAAACAAATCGTTGTATATATTTGTGTAACAATTATATTTTTTCTACTTGCATATAGCTTAATTCTAATGGTGTTTTTCTTCCGAAAATCTTAACCATTACTTCAAGCTTACGCTTTTCTTCATTTACCTTTTCTATGGTTCCGTCAAATCCATTAAAAGGACCATCTACAACTTTAACAGTTTCACCAACATTAAAAGGAATTGAAATATTTTCATCTTGTACAGATAACTCATCTACTTTACCAAGCATTCTGTTAACTTCAGACTTTCGCATAGGCACAGGTTCTCCACCTTTAACCTCTCCTAAGAAACCAATAACACCTGTAATAGATTTGATAACATGAGGTACCTCTCCTGAAAGATTTGCCTCTACCATTATATAACCTGGAAAATAAACTCTTTCTCTATTAATTTTTTTACCATCTCGAATTTGAACCACTTTTTCAGTAGGAACAATTACTTGGCTTACATAATCGGACAGTCCTAATCTTGCAATCTCTGTCTCTATATATGTCTTTACTTTATTTTCTTGTCCTCCAATGGCTCTTACAACATACCATTTCATTACTGAATCAGCCATAATTTGTTTTTAGAATAATTTAAAAAAGTTATCTAATCCAGTTTGAAAAACATAGTCTATACCGGCAACAGCTAATGCAAACAAAATTGTAAACACAGCTACAGTTACAGTTGTTTTCTGAGCTTCTTCTTTTGATACCCAAGTCATATGATTACCTAGTTCGTCAAAAGAGTCTTTGATATATTGTATAAAGTTCATCTTACTTTTTTATTTTACACGCCTTAAAACTTAATAAAATAAGCTTTGCCTCGAATTGTATTTGCACGGATTGAGAGACTCGAACTCCCGACACCTGGTTTTGGAGACCAGTGCTCTACCAACTGAGCTAAACCCGTTTTTATTCATTGATAAAGGCGTCACGCTATTAAGCGTGACACCCTTTAATGATTATCAATTAATAAACTAAAAAAATTAGTCTAATAATTCAGTAACTTGTCCAGCTCCTACTGTTCTACCACCTTCACGGATAGCGAAACGTAAACCTACGTTTAATGCAATTGGCTGAATTAAGTCTACTGTTATTGTTAAGTTATCACCTGGCATTACCATTTCAACACCTGAAGGTAAATTAATAGTACCAGTAACGTCTGTAGTTCTTACATAGAACTGTGGACGGTAGTTGTTATGGAATGGAGTGTGACGACCACCTTCTTCTTTTTTAAGAACATAAACCTCTGCTTTAAACTTAGCATGAGGAGTTACTGAACCTGGCTTACAGATTACCATACCTCTTTTAATATCTTCTTTTGCAATACCTCTTAATAAGATACCTGCATTATCTCCAGCCTCACCTCTATCTAAGATTTGACGGAACATTTCAATACCAGTAATAGTAGAAGACATTTTTTCTGCTCCCATACCAATAATATCTACAACATCTCCTGTGTTTGCAATACCAGTTTCAATACGACCAGTTGCAACAGTTCCACGACCTGTAATAGAGAATACATCTTCTACAGGCATTAAGAAATCTTTATCAACTTCTCTTAATGGCTCTTCAATCCAAGTATCACAAGCTTCCATTAATTCTAAAACGGTATCAACCCATTTTTGTTCACCATTTAAAGCTCCTAATGCAGAACCTGAAATAACAGGACCATTATCACCGTCATATTCATAGAAAGATAATAATTCTCTAACTTCCATGTCTACTAACTCTAAAAGCTCTTCATCATCTACCATGTCTACTTTATTCAAGAAAACAACAATACGAGGAATTCCTACTTGACGACCTAATAAAATGTGCTCTCTTGTTTGTGGCATAGGACCATCAGTTGCAGCAACAACTAAAATTGCACCGTCCATTTGAGCAGCACCCGTTACCATGTTCTTAACATAATCCGCGTGACCTGGACAGTCTACGTGTGCATAGTGACGATTTTGTGTTTGATACTCTACGTGAGAAGTATTAATTGTAATACCTCTTTCTTTTTCTTCTGGTGCATTATCAATCTGATCAAAAGATCTAGCTTCAGAGAAACCTGCATCAGCTAATACTTTAGTAATAGCCGCAGTTAAAGTTGTTTTACCGTGATCTACGTGTCCGATAGTACCAATGTTTAAGTGTGGTTTCGAACGGTCAAAAGTTCCTTTTGCCATAATTATTAATTTTAGTTCTTAGTTTAAATATATAGTGTCTAATAATACTTTTTAAATGAGCCAATGACGGGATTTGAACCCGTGACCTCATCCCTACCAAGGATGCGCTCTACCAACTGAGCTACACCGGCTTGCTGATAATTCGAGCGAAAGACCGGGTTCGAACCGGCGACATTCAGCTTGGAAGGCTGACGCTCTACCAACTGAGCTACTTTCGCAAAATGTAAATTGTGGGGAGAGCAGGATTCGAACCTGCGAAGACATAGTCAACGGAGTTACAGTCCGTCCTCGTTGGCCGCTTGAGTATCTCCCCTTTACTTACTATTTTAATGAACTTTCAAATTGCACTTGCAATTTATGTTTTTTTTGGAGCCGATGGAGGGACTCGAACCCACGACCTGCTGATTACAAATCAGCTGCTCTAGCCAGCTGAGCTACATCGGCTTTTGATGTAAAAAAACAACCCGCTATTTCTAACGGATTGCAAATGTATAAAGTTTTTTTATATTTTAAAACTTTTTATAATTTTTTTTTACTTTTTTTTATCTTTTTAAGAAATTAGAGAATCCCTATGCTTTTCCTTAGAACGTTTTAACTGCCTCTTTAAATTGTCTACCGCAGCGTTTACACCCTCTTCGAAAGTTTTTGTCTCTCTTTTTACCATTAATTCACTCCCTGGAATATTAATTTTAATTTCTGTAATTTTATTTTCTTTATCGCTTGTATTCTGAACTTTTAGAAATACTTCGGCATCTACAATTTTATCATGAAATTTTTCTAAAGAGGCTACTTTTTTTTCTACATAATCGATTAGCTTTTGATCTGCATTGAAATTTACTGACTGGGTGAATACTTTCATAGATTACTGTTTTTTATTGCTCCTAGGGTGAGCACGGTTATACACTTTTTTTATTGCATCAAGACTATTATGGGTGTAAACTTGTGTTGATGCTAAAGAAGAATGCCCTAACAATTCTTTTACTGAGTTTAAATCTGCGCCTTCATTTAATAAATCTGTTGCAAAAGAGTGTCTTAAAATGTGTGGACTCTTTTTCACTTTCGATGAGGCTCCACTAAAATAGGAATTAATAATTCGATAAACAAGTGTTTCGTATAAATTATTACCTTTAATTGTTACTAATAAATTCTCAGAAAATATACCTTGCTTTTCTTTTAATGATAGGTACTTTTTTATAGAACTTACAATGGGCTGTAATAAAGGAATTATTCTTTCTTTATTTCTTTTTCCTAACACCTTAATTTTTCTACTTTCTAAGTCTACTGAAGATTCTTTTAATTGAATCAACTCTATTCTTCTAATTCCTGTTGTATAAAGCAACTCGACAATGAGTTTATTTCTAACAGATTCGAAATCTTCTGACAGAGACAGTTTTTTAATTACAGCATCTACTTCTGATGATGTAAAAGGAACTTGAACTTTTTTAGGAACTTTTAAGGATTTGTGTTTGGATAACGGATTTTGAGGTAATTGATTCGTTTTTAATAAAAAAGTATAAAAACTTTTTAAAGTCGTTACTTTACGATTTATAGATCTATTCGAAATATTTTGATCTACTAAAGACACAATCCAATGTCTTATTTGAGGATATTCTACTTTTGTTAAATCTGATATTTCAAAAAATTCTTTACAAAAATCTTTAAAAGCGAATAAATCTGCTTTGTAAGCAATAATAGTATGCTTAGAAAACTGCTTTTCTAAATGTAGGTATTCCAAAAAAGCTGTAATGTGCATTAATTATTTATTTACTTTCAAAGTTAACAATTTTATTGATATGTAACAATGCATAATTGTAACAGTTGTTTTTAAATTTGATAAAATCTTAGTCATAAAAAAAACTCGTAACAATATTGTTACGAGTTTTAATTGCTTTGGAGTATCTACCTAAAGATACTGCTAATAGTTATTAGTTTAACTTACATCTTTTAATAGATTGCTGCGCAATTACTAAAAGTTAAGTTTGACTATCCTACTTCTTCTTGCGTTCTTAATTTCTGAACATAAGAGGCTTTAATTCTTTGCGCTCTTTTTGCTACAGATGGCTTTGTAAAGTTTTTTCTGTTACGTAAGTTCTTCATTGTTTTTGTTCTGTCGAATTTTCTTTTGTAACGCTTTAAAGCTCTATCTATATTTTCTCCTTCTTTAATAGGTATAATTAACATAAGTTGGCACCTCCCTTCATACGTCTCTTTATATTTTTAATAGTTCGAAAACTAATTGTTTTTAAAATTTAGTTTGCAAATGTAATTACATTTAGTGAATTAACAACCTAAAATTGAGTTATTTTTACCTAACAATTTGCGTTAGCGATTGAAATGGCATCCTTTTAAACAGAAATATTATTTCTTTTTAAAAGATATAATGAAAAGCGCGCCCTTTTTTTCAAAGGAACGCACAATTATATAAATAGCATGATGAATATAAAACTATGTGGCAGGTTTGTATTCTTTATTATCGATTACCATTTTTGCGATAATTTCTTTTAAAATTTCGGAAGTACCACCACCAATAGGTCCTAACCTACTGTCTCTTAGTAAACGAGCCATCGGATACTCCTCCATGTAGCCATAACCACCCAACAGCTGAAGCGCATCGTAAATAACCTCATCGGCCATTTTTGTGGATAATAACTTAGACATACTTGCCTCTTTTACAACATACTGTCCATCGTCTAGTCGCTTTGCTATAGAATAATTGTATTCTTTACACATATCTACCTTACTGGCCATTTCTGCAATTTTATGTCTTAGCACTTGAAATTTGTCTAATGACTTGCCAAATGCTATTCTTTCTTGCATGTATTTTATAGCGTAATTTACAGCAAACTCTGCTCTTGCATGCGCATTTACTCCCATAATTAATCTTTCTGAAGCAAAATGCTGCATAATGTATGGAAATCCTTTACCTTCTTCTCCTAAAAGATTTTCTGCTGGTATTTCTACATTATCAAATGCGAGTTCTGCAGTATCTGAAGCTCGCCACCCCAATTTATTTAACTTAGTTGCAGATACACCTTTTGCACTTCTATCTACAATAAATAAACTAATTCCTTTATATTTTTCTGACGGATCTGTTTTTGCAGCTACAATTAAATAATCGGAATAAACACCATTTGTTATGAATGTTTTTGAGCCATTTAAAATATATGATTCTCCCTTTTTTATTGCCGTTGATCGCATTCCCGCAACGTCACTTCCTCCAAAAGGCTCTGTTATACATAAACATCCTATCATTTTTCCAGCTACACTTGGTACCAAGTATTTTTGCTTTAAATGTTCGCTTGCTTCTTTGTTTAAATGTGTCATTGCTAAATACTCATGCGCCCACATTGCCGCAGCAAAACCTCCAGAATTAATTTTTTGTAATTCTTCTAAAAAAACTACCGTGTAAAAAAGGTCTAACTCTAAACCACCGTAAGCCTCTGGTGTTGCCAAGCCGAAATAGCCCATTTCACCAAATTTCTCCCAAATAAAGCGTTCTATGGTACCAGTTGACTCCCATTTTTCGATGTGTGGAACTACTTCTTTTTGTAAAAAATCTTTAAAACTTGCACGAAAAGCTTCATGCTCTTCAGTAAAATACATACTGCCCATCTATTATGATTTAGAATTTTTTATTCAGCCACCAAATATAAGACTATTCTCTCATATTTATCTAAAGGAAAATCTTCTATTTCTTTTAATTCTGAGATATTTTGCAACTCTGCAACTTCATCTCTGTAATTAAAAATCTTTTTACAAAGCTCATAATCGATATACGGGTTTTTAAGTAATTCTCTGAATTCTACAGTATTTACGTTCTGTTTAACAATAATTGGTTTTGCTACAACAACAAACTTTTTAAGTAGCTTTTTTACCGTTAAACTATCTATGTTAAAAACTTCATAAAGTTGATATCCAAAAGTAAAACCTTGTAATTTAGAACGATACTTAATAATTCTATCAGAAAATGTTGGTCCGATTCCGCTAATAGTTTGAAAATCATTTTTTGTAGCTTTATTTATATCCGAAGTAGA encodes:
- the nusG gene encoding transcription termination/antitermination protein NusG, with the translated sequence MADSVMKWYVVRAIGGQENKVKTYIETEIARLGLSDYVSQVIVPTEKVVQIRDGKKINRERVYFPGYIMVEANLSGEVPHVIKSITGVIGFLGEVKGGEPVPMRKSEVNRMLGKVDELSVQDENISIPFNVGETVKVVDGPFNGFDGTIEKVNEEKRKLEVMVKIFGRKTPLELSYMQVEKI
- the secE gene encoding preprotein translocase subunit SecE: MNFIQYIKDSFDELGNHMTWVSKEEAQKTTVTVAVFTILFALAVAGIDYVFQTGLDNFFKLF
- the tuf gene encoding elongation factor Tu gives rise to the protein MAKGTFDRSKPHLNIGTIGHVDHGKTTLTAAITKVLADAGFSEARSFDQIDNAPEEKERGITINTSHVEYQTQNRHYAHVDCPGHADYVKNMVTGAAQMDGAILVVAATDGPMPQTREHILLGRQVGIPRIVVFLNKVDMVDDEELLELVDMEVRELLSFYEYDGDNGPVISGSALGALNGEQKWVDTVLELMEACDTWIEEPLREVDKDFLMPVEDVFSITGRGTVATGRIETGIANTGDVVDIIGMGAEKMSSTITGIEMFRQILDRGEAGDNAGILLRGIAKEDIKRGMVICKPGSVTPHAKFKAEVYVLKKEEGGRHTPFHNNYRPQFYVRTTDVTGTINLPSGVEMVMPGDNLTITVDLIQPIALNVGLRFAIREGGRTVGAGQVTELLD
- the hpf gene encoding ribosome hibernation-promoting factor, HPF/YfiA family, encoding MKVFTQSVNFNADQKLIDYVEKKVASLEKFHDKIVDAEVFLKVQNTSDKENKITEIKINIPGSELMVKRETKTFEEGVNAAVDNLKRQLKRSKEKHRDSLIS
- a CDS encoding tyrosine-type recombinase/integrase, encoding MHITAFLEYLHLEKQFSKHTIIAYKADLFAFKDFCKEFFEISDLTKVEYPQIRHWIVSLVDQNISNRSINRKVTTLKSFYTFLLKTNQLPQNPLSKHKSLKVPKKVQVPFTSSEVDAVIKKLSLSEDFESVRNKLIVELLYTTGIRRIELIQLKESSVDLESRKIKVLGKRNKERIIPLLQPIVSSIKKYLSLKEKQGIFSENLLVTIKGNNLYETLVYRIINSYFSGASSKVKKSPHILRHSFATDLLNEGADLNSVKELLGHSSLASTQVYTHNSLDAIKKVYNRAHPRSNKKQ
- the rpsU gene encoding 30S ribosomal protein S21; this encodes MLIIPIKEGENIDRALKRYKRKFDRTKTMKNLRNRKNFTKPSVAKRAQRIKASYVQKLRTQEEVG
- a CDS encoding acyl-CoA dehydrogenase family protein, with amino-acid sequence MGSMYFTEEHEAFRASFKDFLQKEVVPHIEKWESTGTIERFIWEKFGEMGYFGLATPEAYGGLELDLFYTVVFLEELQKINSGGFAAAMWAHEYLAMTHLNKEASEHLKQKYLVPSVAGKMIGCLCITEPFGGSDVAGMRSTAIKKGESYILNGSKTFITNGVYSDYLIVAAKTDPSEKYKGISLFIVDRSAKGVSATKLNKLGWRASDTAELAFDNVEIPAENLLGEEGKGFPYIMQHFASERLIMGVNAHARAEFAVNYAIKYMQERIAFGKSLDKFQVLRHKIAEMASKVDMCKEYNYSIAKRLDDGQYVVKEASMSKLLSTKMADEVIYDALQLLGGYGYMEEYPMARLLRDSRLGPIGGGTSEILKEIIAKMVIDNKEYKPAT